A genomic window from Brassica oleracea var. oleracea cultivar TO1000 chromosome C8, BOL, whole genome shotgun sequence includes:
- the LOC106310314 gene encoding protein transport protein SEC31 homolog A isoform X1, which translates to MSCIKRVDRSAYVAMAPEAPFIAAGTMAGAVDLSFSSSSNLEIFELDFNSEDHEMKLLGQCSSSERFTRLAWGSYGSGSEESPYGCIAGGLVDGNIGLWNPLTLIRSESNESAHVRYLSKHKGPVRALEFNVISPNQLASGDDDDGTVCIWDLADTSEPSHVLKGTGSYTQGEISSVSWNREFKHVLASTSYNGTTVIWDVNNKKVITGFKNSESSDRFKGLISCSVLQWDPDNCNQIMIASDEDSSPSVKLLDIRYPQSPVRTFSGHHRGVIAMEWCPSDSLYLLTCARDNRTICWNTKTGQIVAELPTTNNSNFDVHWSPKIPGVVSASSADGNISIYNLEGCSRNGSGENNLIDAAPLTAPKWWKRPVSASFGFGGKLVSSNSKLPEASVVFLHSLATEQSLVNRITKFETEIENGEKTSLMSLCKKKSEETESEEEKETWSLLKIMLEEDGNAKTKLRTHLGFSLPCEDQKDQEHHATYSSENVEEEISDPLFDDAIERSLIVGDYKEAVAHCLSANKMADALVIAHVGGSTLWESTLDKYLKMSNAPYMKVVSAMVNNDLMSLVHTRPAKLWKETLALICTFAEGDEWTSLCDALASHLLSSGFTLAATLCYICAGNVDKTVDIWLRGLEKDNAGKSYSERVQDLMEKTVVLALATENKRFSGSLYKLFESYAEILASQGLLATAIKFLKLLEPGDFSSELSILRERFSQSVYQEPTQTQPNLLISPYNQAQPALQPSFTPAPVTNAQPSKTTLVSLNPPPHQQRSMDFHSSTRYTNATYNPPPALYLNSKIHQTVVQQVELMVPAQRVAVQPPPAPVAPPPTVQTADTSNVPAHQKPIVATLTRLFKETSDTLGPAKKRDIEGISKKVGSLFAKLNNEDISKHAAEKLSLLCQALDKQDFNAALQIQTHMASTEWDECNFWLLPLKQMIKGRQNVR; encoded by the exons ATGTCTTGCATAAAGAGAGTTGATAGATCCGCGTACGTTGCCATGGCACCAGAAGCTCCGTTCATAGCTGCCGGAACGATGGCCGGAGCCGTTGATCTGTCATTCAGCTCATCCTCCAACCTCGAGATCTTTGAACTAGATTTTAACTCCGAAGACCATGAGATGAAACTATTAGGTCAGTGCTCAAGCTCCGAGAGGTTTACTCGACTCGCTTGGGGAAGTTATGGATCCGGATCCGAGGAATCTCCCTATGGTTGCATCGCCGGTGGCCTCGTCGACGGGAATATCGGTTTATGGAATCCACTCACTCTGATTCG TTCCGAGTCTAATGAAAGTGCGCACGTTAGATACCTTTCAAAACATAAAGGGCCG GTTCGTGCTCTTGAGTTTAATGTTATCTCCCCAAACCAACTTGCTTCCGGGGATGATGATGATGGCACGGTTTGCATCTGGGATTTAGCAGATACTTCAGAGCCTTCTCATGTCCTAAAG GGTACTGGATCTTATACGCAAGGTGAAATCTCCTCTGTTTCATGGAATAGAGAGTTTAAACATGTTTTAGCATCTACCTCATATAATGGGACTACTG TGATATGGGATGTGAATAACAAGAAGGTTATAACAGG ATTCAAAAATTCCGAATCAAGCGATAGATTTAAAGGTCTCATTAGCTGCTCAGTTTTGCAATGGGATCCTGATAATTGTAATCAGATAATGATTGCATCAGATGAAGATAGTTCACCTTCTGTGAAG CTTTTGGACATAAGGTATCCACAATCACCCGTTCGCACATTTTCTGGCCACCACAGAG GTGTAATTGCAATGGAGTGGTGTCCAAGTGACAGCTTGTATCTACTTACCTGTGCTAGAGACAACAGAACTATTTGCTGGAACACAAAGACAGGACAG ATTGTGGCTGAGTTACCTACTACAAACAATTCAAATTTTGATGTTCATTGGTCCCCAAAGATACCTGGAGTTGTATCAGCATCTTCAGCTGATGGGAATATTAGCATCTATAACCTTGAG GGTTGCAGCCGCAATGGTAGTGGAGAGAACAATCTTATTGATGCAGCTCCTTTAACAGCACCAAAATGGTGGAAGCGCCCGGTTAGTGCATCTTTTGGATTTGGAGGAAAGCTTGTGTCATCTAACTCAAAGCTCCCTGAGGCTTCTGTG GTTTTCTTGCATAGCCTTGCCACAGAACAAAGTTTGGTGAATCGAATAACTAAATTTGAAACTGAGATAGAAAACGGAGAGAAGACTTCACTAATGAGTTTGTGCAAGAAGAAATCTGAAGAGACCGA ATCCGAGGAGGAGAAAGAAACATGGAGCTTGCTGAAAATAATGCTTGAAGAGGATGGGAACGCAAAGACGAAGTTGCGTACCCATCTTGGCTTTAGTTTACCTTGTGAGGATCAAAAGGATCAAGAGCATCATGCTACATATTCTTCTGAAAACGTAGAAGAAGAAATCTCTGATCCATTATTTGATGATGCCATCGAACGTTCACTGATTGTGGGAGATTACAAGGAAGCAGTAGCTCATTGTTTATCTGCAAACAAGATGGCTGATGCTTTAGTTATTGCTCACGTTGGTGGTTCTACCTTGTGGGAGAGTACTCTTGATAAATATCTGAAGATGAGCAATGCACCTTACATGAAG GTTGTTTCTGCAATGGTGAACAATGATTTAATGAGCCTTGTTCATACAAGGCCAGCTAAATTATGGAAAGAAACTCTTGCTCTCATCTGCACT TTTGCAGAAGGAGATGAATGGACAAGCCTCTGTGATGCTCTTGCCTCACATTTGTTGTCTTCTGGTTTTACTTTGGCTGCAACTCTGTGCTACATTTGCGCCGGAAATGTCGACAAAACAGTAGACATATGGTTGAGGGGACTTGAAAAAGACAATGCTGGAAAGTCTTATTCTGAGCGTGTTCAA GATCTTATGGAGAAGACTGTTGTCCTTGCTTTGGCAACCGAGAACAAGAGATTCAGTGGCTCTTTATACAAACTCTTTGAGAGTTATGCTGAGATATTGGCCAGCCAAGGACTTCTTGCAACGGCTATAAAGTTCTTAAAACTTCTTGAGCCTGGTGATTTCTCATCTGAACTTTCAATATTGAGGGAACGGTTTTCTCAAAGTGTTTATCAGGAGCCAACTCAGACGCAGCCAAACCTTCTTATCAGTCCATATAACCAAGCTCAGCCAGCTCTCCAG CCATCTTTTACTCCAGCTCCAGTAACCAATGCTCAGCCATCAAAAACTACTTTAGTTTCTCTAAATCCTCCTCCTCATCAACAGAGGTCAATGGATTTTCATTCATCTACT AGATACACGAACGCAACATACAATCCACCACCTGCTCTATATCTTAACTCTAAGATTCACCAAACTGTTGTTCAACAAGTGGAACTCATGGTTCCAGCACAGCGGGTAGCTGTGCAACCACCCCCTGCACCTGTAGCTCCACCACCAACTGTTCAGACAGCGGATACTTCCAATGTACCAG CCCACCAGAAACCTATTGTGGCTACATTGACAAGGCTTTTTAAAGAGACATCAGACACATTAGGTCCTGCCAAGAAGCGTGATATAGAAGGTATCTCAAAAAAAGTAGGATCTCTGTTTGCGAAACTCAATAATGAGGACATCTCAAAGCACGCTGCAGAAAAACTCTCTCTGCTATGTCAAGCTCTAGACAAACAGGACTTTAATGCAGCTTTACAAATACAG ACGCATATGGCGTCCACCGAATGGGACGAATGCAACTTCTGGCTCCTACCACTTAAACAAATGATTAAAGGAAGGCAAAATGTTCGATGA
- the LOC106310314 gene encoding protein transport protein SEC31 homolog A isoform X2, with the protein MSCIKRVDRSAYVAMAPEAPFIAAGTMAGAVDLSFSSSSNLEIFELDFNSEDHEMKLLGQCSSSERFTRLAWGSYGSGSEESPYGCIAGGLVDGNIGLWNPLTLIRAHVRYLSKHKGPVRALEFNVISPNQLASGDDDDGTVCIWDLADTSEPSHVLKGTGSYTQGEISSVSWNREFKHVLASTSYNGTTVIWDVNNKKVITGFKNSESSDRFKGLISCSVLQWDPDNCNQIMIASDEDSSPSVKLLDIRYPQSPVRTFSGHHRGVIAMEWCPSDSLYLLTCARDNRTICWNTKTGQIVAELPTTNNSNFDVHWSPKIPGVVSASSADGNISIYNLEGCSRNGSGENNLIDAAPLTAPKWWKRPVSASFGFGGKLVSSNSKLPEASVVFLHSLATEQSLVNRITKFETEIENGEKTSLMSLCKKKSEETESEEEKETWSLLKIMLEEDGNAKTKLRTHLGFSLPCEDQKDQEHHATYSSENVEEEISDPLFDDAIERSLIVGDYKEAVAHCLSANKMADALVIAHVGGSTLWESTLDKYLKMSNAPYMKVVSAMVNNDLMSLVHTRPAKLWKETLALICTFAEGDEWTSLCDALASHLLSSGFTLAATLCYICAGNVDKTVDIWLRGLEKDNAGKSYSERVQDLMEKTVVLALATENKRFSGSLYKLFESYAEILASQGLLATAIKFLKLLEPGDFSSELSILRERFSQSVYQEPTQTQPNLLISPYNQAQPALQPSFTPAPVTNAQPSKTTLVSLNPPPHQQRSMDFHSSTRYTNATYNPPPALYLNSKIHQTVVQQVELMVPAQRVAVQPPPAPVAPPPTVQTADTSNVPAHQKPIVATLTRLFKETSDTLGPAKKRDIEGISKKVGSLFAKLNNEDISKHAAEKLSLLCQALDKQDFNAALQIQTHMASTEWDECNFWLLPLKQMIKGRQNVR; encoded by the exons ATGTCTTGCATAAAGAGAGTTGATAGATCCGCGTACGTTGCCATGGCACCAGAAGCTCCGTTCATAGCTGCCGGAACGATGGCCGGAGCCGTTGATCTGTCATTCAGCTCATCCTCCAACCTCGAGATCTTTGAACTAGATTTTAACTCCGAAGACCATGAGATGAAACTATTAGGTCAGTGCTCAAGCTCCGAGAGGTTTACTCGACTCGCTTGGGGAAGTTATGGATCCGGATCCGAGGAATCTCCCTATGGTTGCATCGCCGGTGGCCTCGTCGACGGGAATATCGGTTTATGGAATCCACTCACTCTGATTCG TGCGCACGTTAGATACCTTTCAAAACATAAAGGGCCG GTTCGTGCTCTTGAGTTTAATGTTATCTCCCCAAACCAACTTGCTTCCGGGGATGATGATGATGGCACGGTTTGCATCTGGGATTTAGCAGATACTTCAGAGCCTTCTCATGTCCTAAAG GGTACTGGATCTTATACGCAAGGTGAAATCTCCTCTGTTTCATGGAATAGAGAGTTTAAACATGTTTTAGCATCTACCTCATATAATGGGACTACTG TGATATGGGATGTGAATAACAAGAAGGTTATAACAGG ATTCAAAAATTCCGAATCAAGCGATAGATTTAAAGGTCTCATTAGCTGCTCAGTTTTGCAATGGGATCCTGATAATTGTAATCAGATAATGATTGCATCAGATGAAGATAGTTCACCTTCTGTGAAG CTTTTGGACATAAGGTATCCACAATCACCCGTTCGCACATTTTCTGGCCACCACAGAG GTGTAATTGCAATGGAGTGGTGTCCAAGTGACAGCTTGTATCTACTTACCTGTGCTAGAGACAACAGAACTATTTGCTGGAACACAAAGACAGGACAG ATTGTGGCTGAGTTACCTACTACAAACAATTCAAATTTTGATGTTCATTGGTCCCCAAAGATACCTGGAGTTGTATCAGCATCTTCAGCTGATGGGAATATTAGCATCTATAACCTTGAG GGTTGCAGCCGCAATGGTAGTGGAGAGAACAATCTTATTGATGCAGCTCCTTTAACAGCACCAAAATGGTGGAAGCGCCCGGTTAGTGCATCTTTTGGATTTGGAGGAAAGCTTGTGTCATCTAACTCAAAGCTCCCTGAGGCTTCTGTG GTTTTCTTGCATAGCCTTGCCACAGAACAAAGTTTGGTGAATCGAATAACTAAATTTGAAACTGAGATAGAAAACGGAGAGAAGACTTCACTAATGAGTTTGTGCAAGAAGAAATCTGAAGAGACCGA ATCCGAGGAGGAGAAAGAAACATGGAGCTTGCTGAAAATAATGCTTGAAGAGGATGGGAACGCAAAGACGAAGTTGCGTACCCATCTTGGCTTTAGTTTACCTTGTGAGGATCAAAAGGATCAAGAGCATCATGCTACATATTCTTCTGAAAACGTAGAAGAAGAAATCTCTGATCCATTATTTGATGATGCCATCGAACGTTCACTGATTGTGGGAGATTACAAGGAAGCAGTAGCTCATTGTTTATCTGCAAACAAGATGGCTGATGCTTTAGTTATTGCTCACGTTGGTGGTTCTACCTTGTGGGAGAGTACTCTTGATAAATATCTGAAGATGAGCAATGCACCTTACATGAAG GTTGTTTCTGCAATGGTGAACAATGATTTAATGAGCCTTGTTCATACAAGGCCAGCTAAATTATGGAAAGAAACTCTTGCTCTCATCTGCACT TTTGCAGAAGGAGATGAATGGACAAGCCTCTGTGATGCTCTTGCCTCACATTTGTTGTCTTCTGGTTTTACTTTGGCTGCAACTCTGTGCTACATTTGCGCCGGAAATGTCGACAAAACAGTAGACATATGGTTGAGGGGACTTGAAAAAGACAATGCTGGAAAGTCTTATTCTGAGCGTGTTCAA GATCTTATGGAGAAGACTGTTGTCCTTGCTTTGGCAACCGAGAACAAGAGATTCAGTGGCTCTTTATACAAACTCTTTGAGAGTTATGCTGAGATATTGGCCAGCCAAGGACTTCTTGCAACGGCTATAAAGTTCTTAAAACTTCTTGAGCCTGGTGATTTCTCATCTGAACTTTCAATATTGAGGGAACGGTTTTCTCAAAGTGTTTATCAGGAGCCAACTCAGACGCAGCCAAACCTTCTTATCAGTCCATATAACCAAGCTCAGCCAGCTCTCCAG CCATCTTTTACTCCAGCTCCAGTAACCAATGCTCAGCCATCAAAAACTACTTTAGTTTCTCTAAATCCTCCTCCTCATCAACAGAGGTCAATGGATTTTCATTCATCTACT AGATACACGAACGCAACATACAATCCACCACCTGCTCTATATCTTAACTCTAAGATTCACCAAACTGTTGTTCAACAAGTGGAACTCATGGTTCCAGCACAGCGGGTAGCTGTGCAACCACCCCCTGCACCTGTAGCTCCACCACCAACTGTTCAGACAGCGGATACTTCCAATGTACCAG CCCACCAGAAACCTATTGTGGCTACATTGACAAGGCTTTTTAAAGAGACATCAGACACATTAGGTCCTGCCAAGAAGCGTGATATAGAAGGTATCTCAAAAAAAGTAGGATCTCTGTTTGCGAAACTCAATAATGAGGACATCTCAAAGCACGCTGCAGAAAAACTCTCTCTGCTATGTCAAGCTCTAGACAAACAGGACTTTAATGCAGCTTTACAAATACAG ACGCATATGGCGTCCACCGAATGGGACGAATGCAACTTCTGGCTCCTACCACTTAAACAAATGATTAAAGGAAGGCAAAATGTTCGATGA
- the LOC106307820 gene encoding protein PHYTOCHROME KINASE SUBSTRATE 3 has product MDAEKKGAHFHQISTHKPQLLVLSSIQEQPSSKISDKPTVKASVADVDSEIGVFGAEKYFSMKLDHVDSTVDITKQHEKENKEYHPHTHTHTQLTKTTSSRSRTSRHGTPSVRSESSYNSQTFLMRMNNNNDNKQRKTNDVSVSFGGFRCNGPCSGVKTINTDRKIAGKGRNYDRDFVAYDARKHMDKARPMISIPIQRSDIAMNLERKLSILTWDAIPNHLSTKNINHNSSVSSKTQEEETASEASSDLFEIENITSSVYEPSEVSIGWSVVTGSIADQSVISDFDIMKRGTRSGSVVKTKPVIAGKVRSGGFLSGCKSYKAVSVVDSARNVKEAAKVDHHEMSQHKKLKTEIRIQDLSFL; this is encoded by the coding sequence ATGGATGCTGAAAAGAAGGGTGCCCATTTTCACCAAATCTCAACTCATAAACCACAACTACTTGTCCTCTCCTCGATCCAAGAGCAACCTTCTTCAAAGATCTCAGATAAGCCCACAGTCAAAGCTTCTGTTGCTGATGTTGACTCCGAGATTGGAGTATTCGGCGCAGAAAAGTACTTCAGCATGAAACTAGATCATGTTGACTCCACGGTGGATATCACTAAGCAACACGAGAAGGAAAACAAAGAGTATCATCCTCATACTCATACTCATACTCAGTTGACGAAAACGACGTCATCTAGATCAAGAACAAGCCGACATGGAACTCCAAGTGTAAGATCCGAGTCAAGTTACAACAGTCAAACCTTTCTCATGAGGATGAACAACAACAATGACAACAAGCAACGTAAAACAAACGATGTAAGCGTCTCTTTTGGTGGGTTTAGATGCAACGGTCCATGCTCGGGGGTTAAAACCATCAATACCGACAGAAAGATAGCTGGTAAAGGTAGAAATTATGATCGAGATTTCGTTGCTTACGACGCAAGAAAGCACATGGATAAAGCAAGACCCATGATTTCAATACCTATCCAAAGGTCAGATATCGCCATGAACCTCGAGAGAAAGCTGTCTATACTTACATGGGACGCAATACCAAACCATCTCTCTACCAAGAACATTAATCACAACTCTTCAGTGAGCAGCAAGACACAAGAGGAGGAGACAGCAAGCGAAGCGAGTTCTGATTTGTTTGAGATTGAGAACATAACGAGCAGTGTCTATGAGCCGAGTGAGGTTAGCATTGGGTGGAGTGTGGTGACGGGAAGTATAGCAGATCAATCGGTCATTTCGGATTTCGATATTATGAAGAGAGGCACGAGAAGTGGTTCGGTGGTTAAAACTAAACCGGTGATTGCTGGGAAAGTCCGGTCGGGTGGGTTTTTGTCGGGTTGTAAGAGTTACAAAGCTGTCTCGGTTGTTGATAGTGCTAGAAATGTTAAAGAAGCAGCCAAGGTTGATCATCACGAGATGTCTCAGCATAAGAAGTTAAAAACTGAGATTAGGATTCAAGACTTGAGCTTTCTTTAA
- the LOC106311097 gene encoding mini zinc finger protein 3-like: MKKRQVVIKQRKNSCTTTSSSSKVRYVECQKNHAANIGGYAVDGCREFMASGGEGTNDALTCAACGCHRNFHRREVETEVVCAYSPPN, encoded by the coding sequence ATGAAGAAGAGGCAAGTCGTGATAAAACAAAGAAAAAACTCATGCACTACGACTTCTTCTTCGAGCAAGGTCCGTTACGTTGAGTGCCAGAAGAATCACGCAGCTAATATCGGTGGCTACGCCGTTGACGGTTGCCGTGAGTTTATGGCAAGCGGCGGCGAAGGAACCAATGATGCTTTGACGTGCGCTGCTTGTGGCTGTCACCGGAATTTTCATAGGAGGGAAGTTGAAACGGAGGTTGTTTGCGCGTATTCTCCTCCGAACTGA
- the LOC106308959 gene encoding protein RKD1, which yields MMNSFSNLECDKVFGKEDKPFSFLEYFSYQSEFTNNFFGLEDEIISSGNYDYYLPSASSFLALPDLEPISIVSHEDILNDYGSVSWTEKESVFDEHQREDFDLVKETETIKKRVREECAYSSYAAKPLSKETISLYYDMPIAQAAKELNIGLTLLKKKCRDLGIQRWPHRKFMSLDNLIENVKKLEKGEGNADEQRKKLEKLTKEKKRMKESPDLEYEDKTKRLRQACYKANHKRKRRLVMSTSTT from the exons ATGATGAACTCGTTTAGCAATTTGGAGTGTGATAAGGTATTTGGCAAAGAAGATAAGCCATTCTCGTTTCTAGAGTATTTCTCTTATCAAAG CGAGTTTACCAATAATTTCTTTGGATTGGAAGATGAAATTATTTCCTCTGGCAACTATGATTATTATCTTCCATCTGCCTCAAGCTTTCTGGCTTTACCTGATCTTGAACCCATCTCCATCGTCTCTCATGAAG ATATACTTAACGACTACGGTTCTGTTTCATGGACTGAAAAAGAGTCAGTGTTTGATGAACATCAAAGAGAAGATTTTGATTTGGTGAAAGAGACTGAAACTATCAAGAAAAGAGTCAGAGAAGAATGTGCTTATAGTAGCTATGCTGCAAAGCCATTGTCGAAGGAAACCATCTCATTGTACTATGACATGCCAATAGCTCAAGCGGCTAAGGAGCTTAACATTGGTTTAACTCTTTTGAAGAAGAAATGTCGTGACTTGGGTATTCAGCGTTGGCCTCATCGTAAGTTCATGAGCCTAGATAATCTCATCGAGAATGTCAAG AAGTTGGAGAAAGGGGAAGGGAACGCAGATGAGCAAAGAAAAAAATTGGAAAAGCTCACGAAGGAGAAGAAAAGGATGAAGGAGTCTCCAGATTTGGAATATGAGGATAAGACAAAGAGATTGAGACAAGCTTGTTACAAGGCTAACCATAAGAGAAAGAGAAGACTTGTCATGTCTACGTCAACCACATGA
- the LOC106312416 gene encoding protein IQ-DOMAIN 31-like gives MGKPARWLKSVLLGKKSSKSSGSKDKERVVNGKEVVVVSKIEESDVVSDLPFFGNATVSTSAVVEETQNIERELVSDDEIQLPEVQVQPTESPNAASVVIPDDLLSDSDKIQQEIAATTLQAAFRGYLARRAFWALKGIIRLQALIRGHMVRRQAVATLCCVMGIVRLQALARGKEIRRSDIGVEVHRRCLENKLPEDSVVETHTYLGIKKLTANAFAQKLLASSPNVMPVHLDNDSSSNSIWLENWSASCFWKPVPQPKKTSVRKTQKKFEGDFAKQKKSVRKVPAPNLDSPSAAAQTSFEFEKPKRSSFRKFSTSQSVELPPLEEPPQVDLEKVKRGLRKVHNPVVENSIQPQPSPEKEIEKPTLALKEPVTVSAFDEEEKETVVEIIHTHGPLETNEAPPDSPLVPQIEESQENVMVEEKEDVKEERTPKQKNSAGKENKKSVKKDSPVTATTTTTQAAECQESSAPGLPSYMQATKSAKAKLRLQQGSSSPKQQGAEKATRRYSLPSSGNNARVTSDSPKTTRVSNSGGKTGKKTEKPLAREGNGKTTQVEWKR, from the exons ATGGGAAAGCCTGCAAGGTGGTTAAAAAGTGTACTACTTGGAAAGAAATCATCTAAATCTAGTGGTTCGAAAGACAAAGAG AGAGTTGTGAATGGAAAAGAGGTAGTGGTTGTTTCCAAGATTGAAGAATCCGATGTGGTTTCGGATCTTCCATTCTTTGGTAATGCAACAGTTTCCACCAGCGCTGTGGTAGAGGAGACACAGAATATAGAACGTGAATTGGTTTCAGACGACGAGATACAACTTCCTGAGGTCCAAGTCCAGCCAACAGAATCTCCAAATGCTGCTTCTGTTGTTATTCCTGATGATTTGCTATCAGATTCAGACAAAATTCAGCAAGAGATTGCAGCAACAACTCTGCAGGCTGCCTTTAGAGGCTACTTG GCTCGACGTGCCTTCTGGGCATTAAAAGGTATAATAAGGCTACAGGCACTTATCCGCGGACACATGGTTAGGAGGCAAGCTGTTGCCACTCTGTGCTGTGTTATGGGAATTGTCAGATTGCAAGCACTTGCTCGTGGAAAAGAGATCAGACGTTCTGACATTGGTGTTGAAGTTCACAGGAGATGCTTG GAGAATAAACTCCCTGAAGACTCTGTTGTTGAAACACATACTTACCTTGGAATCAAGAAGCTAACTGCAAATGCTTTTGCTCAGAAG CTTCTAGCTTCATCTCCAAACGTGATGCCTGTGCACTTAGACAATGATTCTTCTTCCAACTCTATCTGGTTAGAGAACTGGTCAGCCTCTTGCTTCTGGAAACCAGTTCCTCAACCGAAGAAAACATCAGTCAGGAAAACTCAGAAGAAGTTCGAAGGGGACTTTGCTAAACAAAAGAAGAGTGTTCGCAAAGTCCCTGCTCCCAATCTCGACAGTCCCTCCGCTGCTGCACAGACATCATTTGAGTTTGAGAAACCAAAACGCAGCAGCTTCCGCAAATTTTCAACAAGCCAATCTGTGGAGCTACCACCACTAGAAGAGCCTCCTCAAGTTGATCTAGAGAAGGTGAAACGTGGCTTGAGGAAAGTGCATAACCCTGTAGTTGAGAACTCTATCCAACCTCAACCATCTCCAGAGAAGGAGATTGAGAAGCCAACTCTGGCTTTGAAAGAACCTGTGACTGTGAGTGCCTTTGATGAAGAGGAAAAGGAGACTGTGGTGGAGATAATACACACTCATGGACCATTGGAAACCAATGAAGCACCACCTGATTCTCCATTGGTACCCCAAATCGAAGAGAGCCAAGAGAATGTGATGGTTGAGGAGAAGGAGGATGTGAAAGAAGAGAGAACTCCTAAACAAAAGAACTCAGCTGGGAAGGAGAATAAAAAATCAGTGAAGAAGGATTCTCCGGTTACTGCTACTACTACTACTACTCAAGCTGCTGAGTGTCAAGAGAGTAGTGCCCCGGGACTACCAAGCTATATGCAAGCGACTAAATCCGCAAAAGCAAAGCTGAGGCTGCAACAAGGCTCTTCTTCCCCTAAGCAACAAGGGGCTGAGAAAGCCACTAGACGTTACTCACTACCGTCTTCAGGTAACAATGCAAGGGTCACTTCTGATTCTCCTAAGACAACAAGAGTCTCAAACTCTGGTGGCAAAACCGGGAAGAAGACCGAGAAACCTTTGGCCAGAGAAGGCAACG GGAAGACAACTCAGGTAGAGTGGAAGAGATGA
- the LOC106308958 gene encoding uncharacterized protein LOC106308958, which produces MRSKFSHKISYNPELEDAGTIRVTATIFGEDKNLTFTTLSLAKDFLDDENHDECKSKEDLNYFLMEAGINDDLIYDAIMKLIMYVDEVTCPTSSEYSPGCALKVRLDLVPDYLDVECTVKWFETNYVCPLCLVELPCECEE; this is translated from the coding sequence ATGAGAAGCAAATTCTCCCACAAAATCAGTTACAATCCTGAACTAGAAGATGCTGGCACAATCAGAGTCACGGCCACGATCTTTGGCGAAGATAAAAACTTGACATTCACGACTCTCTCGCTCGCCAAAGACTTCCTAGATGATGAGAATCATGACGAGTGTAAAAGCAAAGAGGACTTGAATTACTTCTTGATGGAAGCTGGAATCAACGACGATCTTATCTATGATGCGATAATGAAGCTAATTATGTATGTTGATGAAGTAACTTGTCCCACAAGTAGTGAGTATTCTCCTGGATGTGCTTTGAAAGTTCGGCTGGATCTTGTTCCGGATTATCTTGACGTTGAGTGTACCGTAAAGTGGTTTGAGACTAATTATGTTTGTCCATTGTGTCTTGTCGAGTTACCATGTGAATGTGAAGAATGA
- the LOC106307765 gene encoding NAP1-related protein 2-like, protein MVADKSKKAKTDEENVEQIDGELVLSIEKLQAIQDDLEKINEKASDEVLEVEQKYNGIRKPVYDKRGDIIKAIPDFWLTAFLSHPALGELLTEEDQKIFKYLSSLEVEDAKDVKSGYSITFNFNPNPYFEDGKLTKTFTFLEEGTTKITATPIKWKEGKGLPNGVDHEKNGNKRALPEESFFTWFSDAQHKEEDVEVEIHDEVADIIKEDLWANPLTYFNNEADEEDFDDEDDEGEEGDSDEDDDAEGEDGEE, encoded by the exons ATGGTGGCGGACAAGAGCAAGAAGGCGAAGACTGATGAGGAGAACGTCGAGCAAATCGATGGAGAGCTTGTCCTTTCCATCGAAAAGCTTCAGGCCATTCAAGACGACCTCGAGAAG ATAAACGAGAAAGCAAGCGATGAAGTGTTGGAAGTGGAGCAGAAGTACAACGGTATAAGGAAGCCTGTCTATGACAAGCGTGGCGATATCATCAAAGCCATCCCTGACTTCTGGCTCACTGCT TTCTTGAGCCACCCTGCTCTTGGTGAACTTTTGACTGAAGAAGACCAAAAG ATATTCAAATATCTAAGCTCTCTGGAAGTTGAGGATGCCAAAGATGTGAAGTCTGGATACTCTATCACTTTT AACTTCAATCCCAACCCTTACTTTGAGGATGGGAAACTAACTAAGACCTTTACCTTCCTCGAAGAAGGGACAACCAAAATCACAGCAACACCTATCAAGTGGAAAGAGGGCAAG GGCTTGCCAAACGGAGTTGATCACGAGAAGAATGGAAACAAACGTGCATTACCTGAAGAGAG TTTCTTTACCTGGTTTAGCGATGCTCAGCACAAGGAAGAAGACGTTGAAGTAGAGATTCACGACGAG GTTGCTGATATCATCAAGGAAGATTTATGGGCTAACCCTCTCACCTACTTCAACAAT GAGGCTGATGAAGAGGATTTTGATGATGAAGATGATGAG GGGGAAGAAGGTGATTCTGATGAAGACGATGACGCGGAAGGCGAAGATGGTGAGGAATGA